A single window of Tumebacillus sp. BK434 DNA harbors:
- the thrS gene encoding threonine--tRNA ligase produces MSINITLPDGSVRSYEGGQVTPAEVAASIGKGLAKAALAAKVDGRLVDLSHPIKQDAEIAIVTWDSAEGHEVFWHTSTHIMAQAVKRLFPDAQLTVGPTLDEGYFYDIDTPRTLTPEDVEKIEAEMKKIVDADFPIERKELSREDAITYFTSIGELYKVEIIKDLPEDEVISAYTQGEFTDLCYGPHLPSTGKLKAWKITNIAGAYWRGDQNNKQLQRLYGVSYPSQKELDQYIFRIEEAKKRDHRRLGKELGLFSLREESPAIPFWLPKGRVLWNTLRDWSYKTQLRLGYQEINTPQVLKVDLFHQSGHYDFYKENMYFMNQDGTEYGLKPMNCPAHCLVFSEGVHSYRDLPIRYSEYERLHRWEYSGAVHGLMRVRGLCQDDAHLFCTEEQIESEIMGVLKLLEQTYTTLGLKFKVKLSTRPEEFMGDIELWNKAEATLERTLNDIKADWVLNPGDGAFYGPKLDFDVTDSLGRTWQCATLQLDFQLPLRFNLTYVDRDGGHKNPIIIHRAIFGSIERFIGILIEHFAGAFPTWLAPEQVRILAIADRHVEFAEQVKEKLLDYEIRATVDSDHEKIGYKIRNGQLQKVPYMLVVGDREAETNSVSVRSREAGDLGSKPVDEFIADILQEIKEKRLSQSHLQATEA; encoded by the coding sequence CGGCAGAGGTGGCTGCAAGTATCGGCAAAGGGCTTGCCAAGGCAGCTCTTGCCGCAAAAGTTGACGGTCGCCTCGTCGATCTTTCGCATCCGATCAAACAAGATGCAGAGATCGCGATCGTGACCTGGGATTCGGCAGAAGGTCATGAGGTGTTTTGGCACACCTCGACACACATCATGGCACAAGCGGTGAAACGCCTGTTCCCGGATGCGCAGCTGACTGTTGGCCCGACGCTTGACGAAGGCTATTTCTACGATATCGACACCCCGCGCACGCTGACGCCGGAAGATGTGGAGAAGATCGAAGCGGAGATGAAGAAGATCGTCGACGCCGACTTCCCGATCGAGCGCAAAGAGCTGTCCCGCGAGGATGCGATCACCTATTTCACATCGATCGGCGAACTTTATAAGGTAGAGATCATCAAAGATCTGCCGGAAGACGAAGTGATCTCCGCCTACACCCAAGGCGAGTTCACCGACCTCTGCTACGGTCCGCACCTGCCGTCGACCGGCAAGCTGAAAGCTTGGAAAATCACCAACATCGCAGGCGCATACTGGCGCGGCGATCAAAATAACAAACAGCTCCAGCGTCTGTACGGCGTGTCCTACCCGTCGCAGAAGGAGCTTGACCAATACATCTTCCGCATCGAGGAAGCGAAGAAGCGCGACCACCGCCGTCTGGGCAAGGAGCTCGGCCTGTTCTCCCTGCGCGAAGAGTCCCCGGCGATCCCGTTCTGGCTGCCGAAGGGCCGCGTGCTCTGGAACACCTTGCGCGACTGGTCGTACAAGACCCAGCTGCGCCTTGGCTACCAGGAGATCAACACGCCGCAAGTGCTCAAGGTCGACCTGTTCCACCAGTCCGGCCACTATGACTTCTATAAAGAAAACATGTATTTCATGAACCAGGACGGCACCGAGTACGGCCTGAAGCCGATGAACTGCCCGGCGCACTGCCTCGTATTCTCCGAAGGCGTGCATTCCTACCGCGACCTGCCGATCCGCTACTCCGAATATGAGCGCCTGCACCGCTGGGAGTACTCCGGCGCGGTACACGGCCTGATGCGCGTGCGCGGCCTCTGCCAGGACGATGCGCATCTGTTCTGCACCGAAGAGCAGATCGAATCGGAGATCATGGGCGTCTTGAAGCTGCTCGAACAGACTTACACCACGCTCGGCCTGAAGTTCAAAGTCAAGCTGTCGACCCGTCCGGAAGAGTTCATGGGCGACATCGAACTGTGGAACAAGGCGGAAGCGACGCTGGAGCGCACCTTGAACGACATCAAGGCGGACTGGGTGCTCAACCCGGGCGACGGCGCGTTCTACGGTCCGAAGCTCGACTTTGACGTCACCGACTCGCTCGGCCGCACCTGGCAGTGCGCCACTCTGCAGCTCGACTTCCAGCTGCCGCTGCGCTTCAACCTGACCTACGTCGACCGCGACGGCGGCCACAAGAATCCGATCATCATCCACCGCGCGATCTTCGGCTCGATCGAGCGCTTCATCGGCATCCTGATCGAGCACTTTGCCGGCGCGTTCCCGACCTGGCTCGCTCCGGAGCAGGTGCGAATCCTCGCCATCGCCGACCGCCATGTCGAGTTCGCCGAGCAGGTGAAAGAAAAGCTGCTCGACTACGAGATCCGCGCGACGGTCGACTCCGACCACGAGAAGATCGGCTACAAGATCCGCAACGGCCAGCTGCAGAAGGTGCCGTACATGCTCGTCGTCGGCGACCGCGAAGCGGAAACGAACTCCGTTTCTGTGCGCAGCCGCGAAGCGGGCGACCTCGGCAGCAAGCCGGTCGATGAGTTCATCGCCGACATCCTGCAAGAGATCAAAGAAAAGCGTCTCTCCCAGTCTCATCTGCAAGCGACCGAAGCATAA